The sequence below is a genomic window from Bos javanicus breed banteng chromosome 5, ARS-OSU_banteng_1.0, whole genome shotgun sequence.
TGACTCATCTATTtctatctctatagatttgcctattctggacattttatataaatagatccCATCGTGAAATATGTGGCCTTtgaatctggcttctttcacttagcagaacTCACTTGAATGCATCCATGTTGTAGCGTGTGACAGCGCTTCACTCCTTTTCATGGATGGATGACACTCTAtcttatggctgctgctgctgctgctaagtcgcttcagttgagtccgactctgcgatcccatagacggcagcccaccaggctgccccgtccctgggattctccaggcaagaacactggagtgggttgccatttccttctccaatgcatgaaagtgaaaagtgaaagtgaagtcgctcagtcgtgtccgactcttagcgaccccatggactgcagcccaccaggctcctccgtccatgggattttccaggcaagagtactggagtggggtgccactgccttctccgatcttaTGACTAGCCActattttatttctcagttaACCATCATGTGGATTGTTCCTTACTCCttgagttctttttttgtttaattaaaaacacttttttggctgtgctggggctttgctgctgcacacaggcttcctctagttgcggtgggtgggggctactctagttgcggtgagcaggcctctcactgtggtggcttccctcATGGTGGTACACAGGCCCTAGAGGGAGGGCTCGGTGGTTGCTGCTCGTGGGCTCTAGACACACAGGCGCAGtaattgtggcccatgggctttgttgccccacaacgtgtgggatcttcccagactagggatcgagcctgtgtctcctgcattcacaggcagattcttaaccactggaccaccaaggaagtccccttacGTTCTTTTTAACACATCAAGGCCCAGCTCTCTCTCTGAGTTTGCCTTTCAATTTCCAACTACGTTTATCATTTTTGTCACAGCCCCCTATGACTTCTTGGTTTACTTGTGAGTGTAATCCCCATTCAGACATTATGTTCTGAACACCCATAATAAAATTAAAGGTTGGTTCTGTTAAAGAATTTATAAGACCTGCCAGAAGAAAGGATTCAGCCCAtacagtttctcttttcttctatgtAATTATCTAGGCTCTAATGATTCACTGAATTTAGATGAGTGTTCAACCTGGCCGAGAATAAAAGGAAGTTTTGCCCCAGGGAGAAAAATATTATGAGTGAGAAGCAAAAATACCTTAGAATTCTAGCAGAGGAACACACCAGGCAAGATGCTTTCTTTCCATATCTATGGGTCAGGTGGCACTAATGACACCCTTATTTAACCCTTTCCTGGTTGGGAACGGATTTCTCCTGGGTGAGTTGTATACCCAGGCCTGGTGTGTCACCTGCAGAGATGCTGCCCATTAGGCCCAGGGGCTTTAGGTTTATCAGATCTCTCTGAAGTTTCTGAAGGTGGTTTTCAGCTGTGCTAGTGTTAAGTGTGAGAAAGAGGTCAGATGGAATCAAAGGGAGCAGGCCAGGGTCCCAGGCACTGGAACTGCCCAGCTTTGAATCTCATGTACTCAGGTCTGAACTTCCTGAATGCTGGTGATGAGCCAGGTTTCACCAGGATTTGCGTTATTGGGATTTCTGGTGCTGCTTGGGGACCTTATGTGTCCCTCCGTTAGAAGTCTGCCCTGAGGAATTCCTCCTTAAAAATCTCAGTGGCTTGGTAATTATACCCATCCATCTTACTGCTGGATAAATTCACTTCTGGGGTTTGAGGATCCATCTAAGGAGGACAAAGGCAAGTTAGCAGGCTGTAATGTAACAAGAGGGGAGGCAAAAACATATTTGTACACCAAATAGATCACAAGAGAAACAtcagaatttaattaaatttcctctcatatatttgaaagttgctaagaggatagatcttaaaagttctcatcacataCAAAAAAATCTGTTGATTGATATGAACCAGACTTACTGTGGTGGTTGTTtggcaatatatacaaatattgactcattatgctgtacacctgaaactaatgttatatgacaattttatctcattaaaaaaaactttatatgaaataattttaaactggctctttcattctttccctgAAACTTGGTGTGGAAATGGGAATAAGATTAGGTTTTAGCATTAGTAATCTTGTGGCTCCTTGCTTCCCATCTCTGAGCTCACGTCATAAGGAGGGTATCTTCCAGCCTGCAAGTGGGTTCGTGTGAGATCATGTGGGATCACTTGTGCATAATACCCAGGACAGAGTAGGTGCTTAGTAGGAGCTacttttgggttttctttttcttctcacagTTACCTACTTCACACATGGTGGGGTATGTGTGTCTGTCACTTCCTCCATtcaccccctctctccctcctctactgtgtccacaagtccattctctgtgtcgGCATCTCCATTCtgtccctgcaaataggttcatcaataccattttctagattccatatatatgcattaatatagtaatttttctctttctgacttactttactcagtataaCAGGCTTTagattcatccatctcattagaactgactcaaagtcgttctttttcatggctgagtaatatttctctctctctctctctctctgtgtattctttatccatttatctgtcaatagacatctaggttgcttccatgtcctagctattgtaaatagtgctgctatgaacattggggtacatgtgtcttttagaattgtggttttcacaggtatatgcccagtagtggggttgctgggtcatatggtagttttattcctagttcctatcagtcactaagtcatgcccaactctttgctatcccatggactgcagtatgccagtcttccctgtccttcactatctcctggagtttgctgaaactcaagtccattgagtcggtgatgctatctaaccatcacatcctctgctgcccccttctccttttgccttcagtctttcccagcatcagggccttttccagtgagacaactcttcacatcaggtggccaaagaagagtcaaccctgaatattcatcagcaagactaatgctgaagctccaatgctttggccactgatctccatagtggctgttatcaatttacatttctaccaactgTGCAAGAGGAGCTACCTTTAAAGCTTTTCTCCCCAACATGATTTTTTTCACCCTCCTTCATACCCAGCTTGTAGGAGGAACAGTTTATAAGGAAGTCCTTTTCCCATAGGATGGCGCTGCCACTTCTCTGTGCTCGATGGAGACCATCCTTGTTTTTCTTGAGTATCTCCGCCAGCAAGCATCTGGTGTTTGCTAATGTTCCAATCTAATAAACCTCAAGAACAGTACAGCCTTTAAAACGAAGTCCATTCTCCCAAAGTGGGGCGACGGGTGGGGGGGCCAGAATTTGCAGAGATTATTGGTTTTCATTTACATCCTAATGTTTAAGGATGAGAGCCATAAACTGAAGAGCCAGAATTAGATAACATTAACTTAAAATACTGCGTGAATGTCCTAAACATCCAAGTAgacactttgtttttttcctccagcgGCTTTCTTGGcagtaaattaaaaaggaaaaaaaaaaaaaactacatgatTTAAGAAAACATTGTGGTGTTTGGTGATAAtaacttgcatttctataatgCTTTCCAGCTTATAGAAGGCTTTCccattattatttctttgaattctcACAAGCCCCAGAGGTCAGtaaaacaatactgtattatggTTGGGGAAATGCTGCCTCCACCACTTACCTACCATGTGGCTATGTGGGGTATTTAAAGGCTCTAAGCTTATTTCCCTAAGTTTTAAAATGGGAGTTGAATAGTCCCTTCCTCTTAGCATTGCGGTACAAATTCTATGAGCCAATGCAGAAGCAATGCCAGTGACATAGTAAGTGCTTAACAAATGGCAAGAGTTTTATATTCTTAGGTATAATAATCATTTCACAGACGAGGAAACTCAAAATGACCATCAATTCGCTAAAGGTCACACCATTTGTAATTAGCAGACCCTGGAATGtggctccggagaaggcaatggcaccccactccagtgctcttgcctggaaaatcccatggacggaggagcctggtgggctgccgtctatggggttgcacagagttggacacgactgaagcgacttagcagcagcaggaatgcagCTCAGATTCTTCCACTCTCACCCTCTGTCTCGTGCGCACTACACCTTAGCTGAGATGTGTCATCAAGGCTGTTTTGATGCTCCCGCCTGCAAAATAACCCCAAGAATGACCCTCTTAGCCGGTTTCTCTGATGCACTCATCTTTTCCATGTCTGCTTTTGTGTTTGCAGAATATCATCAAGAAGGTGATCGGGCAGAAGTTTGTATACAAATTTGTCTCTTTCCCGGAGATACTGAAAATGGACCCTCACGCGGTGGAGATCAGCCGGGAGAGCCTCTTGCTGCAGGACAGCGAGTGCAAGGTGCCCCCTGAGGGCCGTGAGGCGCACAGACACGGCCTGTCTGCCCTCAAGAGTGCCAGCCGCAATGAGTACATCCACTCGGGCCTGTACTCATCCTTCACCATCAACTCCCTGCAGAACCCGCCCGAGCCCCTCAAGGCCATCAAGACAGAGAAGCTGGAGGAGCAGCTGGAAGACAGCCCCCCCGCGGAAGAAGTCAGGACTGTCATCAGGTTTGTGACCAACAAAACCGATAAGCACGTCAGCCGGCCCGTGGTGTCCCTGCCCTCCACGTCGGAGGCCTTCCTGGCCTCGTCCGTGTCCGCCAAGATCTCCTCTTTAATGTTGCCGAACGCCGCCAGCATCTCGTCCGCCTCGCCCTCCTCGTCTCGGTCCCCATCGCTGTCCCCCAACTCGCCCCTCCCTTCCGAACACAGGAGCCTCTTCCTGGAGGCTGCCTGCCATGACTCGGATTCCCTGGAGCCCTTGAACCTGTCGTCGGGCTCCAAGACCAGGTCTCCATCACTCCCCCCAAAGGCCAAAAAGCCCAAAGGCTTGGAAATCTCTGCGCCCCCACTGGTGCTTTCCGGCACCGACATCGGCTCCATCGCCCTCAACAGCCCGGCCCTCCCCTCGGGATCCCTCACCCCAGCCTTCTTCACTGCCCAGGTAAGAGCCGTAGAGTCCAGTCGTCCCGGCTGCACACAGACTCACTGGCTTAGGGAAAAGTGGGGGAGAGAGGCAACTTCTGTCTTCCCCTCAGAGGGTAATCCTTGGGCCCCTGCAGCAAGGTCACTGTGCACTGTACAGGGAAATCACACCCAGACAGAGGTGTACATAAGAGAAATTGGCTGTGGTGGGACACTTGATCGGGTTCTTTTAGGGGCCTAGAGTGATGTAAGGTGGAATATGCACACGGGCCATCAAAGCAGGTCCAAACAGTGATTTCTGAGGGCAAGATGAGCACTGACAGTGTtggtccctcagtcctgtccaactctttgtgaccccatggactgtagcccaccaggctcctctgtccatggaattctccaggcaagaagactggagtgggtagccattcccttctccaggggatcttcttggcccagggattgaatgtgggtCTCTTACATTGAAAGTagattcttcaccctctgagccattACGCTTTTAAGTTGCTGAGCAGGCCAGTGACATTTCAGAAGGCACTTGggttttatgaaaattttatggCAGAATCCTCTTTGGAGGGcactcatttgttttctgttaatAAGAAAGTACATGCTAACCAATATGGCCATTGCAGTTATCAGTGGGGAGCTGGGCTGTCCTGTAGTCCCTAAAAAGCAATGCAGAGGCCACACCAAATGATGAGAAAGAGATGCTTTAGTAAAAACAGTGCTGTTCTGAGACAGCCCAGGTCCCTGGCACAGGGGAGGGAAGAGCAAACTCGGGGAGCAACAGAAGTCTTCAGTGTCATTAGCTCCACCACGAAGGCAGCCTCTTCCTCTAAATACACTATTCAGATGCTCACTCTCGTCCAGCTGGCAAAGGCAGGGCAGGTACTGGTAAACCTATTTCTGCTTCCCCTGGAAAACTGGATGCATTTCAGTGGCAGAGGTTAAGTTCATTGGCTTCAGGGTCACAGATGTGGATTCAGTTCCTGGCGGCACTGCTGGGTAGAAATGTGATTGTGGGTACttgctctctgagcctgtttccacATCCGTGAGACGGattgtgtgaggattaaatgggataatgGCCGTGGGAAGAGAGGTGGCTACAATTGGCGGGTTTCAGAATCATGTGACTTGGTGGCGCCAGGGTGGGGACGTGCTTGAAGCGGGTAGGAGCTCTCTGTCCCCGTCGCTGTGGGGTCCTCACTGTCACCACCATTAGTGGCAGCACAGTTGAGCGTctcatgtgtcaggcactgttgtaAACACCATCCACGCAGCATCTCAGTTATTTATCATTACAGGCCTGTGAAGGAGATAACTGTCaatgtccagtttttccagcagagGTAAAGGAGGCAGAGGTCCGgtaactcacccaaggtcacccagctaataGGACTTAGAGGTGAAAACTTGCTCCAGAATCCACGCCCTTTAAGTAAAATGCTCTCTGCACACGTGCCAGGAAAATGCCTAGCCTTCTCTGATCATGAGATGTCCATGGAGTCTGCGGGCAGCTGAAAGCAGCTCTTGGTCCTTCTCCTCTCTGTAGCTTCTCTGGAGTGGTTGTCAGCGTGGCTTGTGAGCCTGTGGTGCCGAGCATGCTGCCACGGAGGGGCTGGCCGAGGGCTTGGTGACAGGTCAGCATGAGCACATGTGCTCTAAATGGGGCATTTCCTCAATCAGCACCACTGGCTGGGGACTAACGACCACTAAGTAAATGGCTCAGAAACGGCGGCCTCTGACGTGGCTCAGAGAAATGACCCGAGAAGCTGAGCTCTGAGTGGACAATCTGAGAATCTCCTGCCTGGCCTCCCCTGTGTTTCCAGCTGTGAGGTGTAGAGAGATCTAGAGCCAGGCCCAGGCCAGCTCTGATTTCAGTCTGTGCTTGCTTGGGGAGTTTGTTATCACCGTCTCTGCACACATGCCAGCCCTGTAGCTGTGTCGGAGGAGAGGGGCTCAGGCTGGCCCTGTGGTTTTGGACCAGGACATGGGGAATGAAGGGAGGCTCCATGCACTGTGGCTGAGGACGTGTGTAGCTGGGCGTGGGTGTGGGTGACACCTTAGCGCTTTGTCACAGATACTCCACTTTCCCCTCTGGGGTGTGCTGTGTGCAGCGTTTACACCTGTGGGCACCTCCAGTCAGTCAGTCTTCATGGCTAGCTTTACAAGAGATAAGTGTGCTGTAATTACTTGATACCCTGAAAATGAAGTTCCCAAGAACTTGTATTTATTCCAAAaaagatttacattttatttagtcATGTATTCCACGAATAATCCCATCAGTTTCAGCAAGAAGCAGGAAGATGGGGTGGGATTAAGCACATCTTGGCATGCTTAGGGTCAGGTGGTTACAGTTCCCTCCCAGGACCTTATTAAACCACAGACCTCCTGTAGGCCCAAATTGAGATTCGAAATTTCAGCCTACATGATGGGCATGAAAAAATCATCCACAGCCTGCCAGTTCCCCAGCATCACAGCCTCCACTCCTGAGAACACTTATGGTACAGCCCCTGGGACCTGTATTATGAGCCTTTGAGAAACCACAGTTACTAATGTAGACAGACATGATGATCACCCAGAGGCGCCCCCAGCATAGACTATGTGGaactgaaaaaaatgagaatacaAAAGCCAGCTGGGTGCCAAAGAGTAAGGCAGTTGGAGCTTGGCCACCGAGGTCATATCGATCTGTTGCTAGAAAAGCCAGAATGTCTCTCGGATGCCATGAGTTACCAGAAACTgagatgggaggtgggggaggagctgGGATGTGAGACCCTCCTAGCTCCCAGCCAGATATCATGGAAACCTGAATGGTGCCAACTGGAACTTCTGATTTTCCACCTCATCTGTACCTGGGTGTCATCTGGCCCTCCTTTCATTTGCCTCTCCTGTCTagtctctccctccccctctcacCTATGTAGTTAGTTCAGATGAGTGGCTCATCACTTGTCCCTTTCTTTATGCTAAGACCTCTGTTCATCTCCCATGTGATGTCTAAGATGTTGAACTCAGATATGTGTGGGCACCAGGGCATGAACTCATACCATCAGAGTCTGAGCATGCATGCCCCGGGCTGTTTTATTAGCAGTGGCTGTGGATTACCACTAATTGAGTAGAGACAGCTTGATGAGGACTGAAATGCTAAAAGCTCCTTTCTGTATGTACTGATGGATATACAACCTTGAACCCAAATCACAAAGTGGGAATTGGGAGTAAGATGGATGTGTGTGGTGAGTGTAGACTGTGTCCTGGCTCGGCTTTGGGTGGTTTCTCAATTTACTGTCTCTTTTGCCATgatcacaaaaggaaaaatgttttttccttcccACTACTTCATCCCACTCTGTAACACTGCCCTAGCCCAGCCTGTAGCTTCCTCCATCCTGGTCTTGCAGGAGAAGGATGTCCTTTAGAAACTTGGCAGTGGAGGATGTTACTGAAAGACTTTTGCGTGACTTGACTCTCCAGCTGGAAGTTCCTGCTTTTCCCCCAGCTCTGGGTGCCTAGGATGAACCAACCGTGATagcttctccctctctttccaccCTGGAACACGTTTTTTTCTGTAGATCCTTCACAGATTGCTGACTCCTCCCctgttttgactttgttttttcatCTCTTACCATAGCTACACTGCACCAGTAGGGTAGCCTCTTCATcctcttttccttcatttcagCATATTCAGCGCTACAGAAACTTCTGTTTGTGACTCTACTTCTTTTTGAAAGTTGCtgaatacatgtttttatttgaattcaTACAACTCTAGGAGTTTCCAGGGGTTCACTGTCAccttttgaggatttttttctttttaaccacaaAATGGCAGTGTCATGGACTTCCTTGGCATCCATGGGAGATTAAGGTTAGAGATGTTTGTTGCTACAACTTGCCCAACCATTAGCTAGGCTCCTGGAGATACAGAAGTGAGCAAGAAACAGTTCCTGCTCCCATAAACTTACAGGCTGACTGGCCAATAGGTAACGAAAGAGAACAATTAGTAACTTAGGGTGGTGTGAAATTATAGAGGGCCCAGAGAACTTGTTGAGGAATTCAGAGGCCAGAAGTCCCATGAGTATGAGTTTCATGGGAGGAAGGAATTTGTTTTTATGGGAAAGTAGGAGCTGCTGAAGGTGTAAGTCAGGGAAACAAA
It includes:
- the ELK3 gene encoding ETS domain-containing protein Elk-3 isoform X2, whose translation is MESAITLWQFLLQLLLDQKHEHLICWTSNDGEFKLLKAEEVAKLWGLRKNKTNMNYDKLSRALRYYYDKNIIKKVIGQKFVYKFVSFPEILKMDPHAVEISRESLLLQDSECKVPPEGREAHRHGLSALKSASRNEYIHSGLYSSFTINSLQNPPEPLKAIKTEKLEEQLEDSPPAEEVRTVIRFVTNKTDKHVSRPVVSLPSTSEAFLASSVSAKISSLMLPNAASISSASPSSSRSPSLSPNSPLPSEHRSLFLEAACHDSDSLEPLNLSSGSKTRSPSLPPKAKKPKGLEISAPPLVLSGTDIGSIALNSPALPSGSLTPAFFTAQTPNGLLLTPSPLLSSIHFWSSLSPVAPLSPARLQGPSTLFQKKEASRDLIKSEKSQLFVL
- the ELK3 gene encoding ETS domain-containing protein Elk-3 isoform X1; this translates as MESAITLWQFLLQLLLDQKHEHLICWTSNDGEFKLLKAEEVAKLWGLRKNKTNMNYDKLSRALRYYYDKNIIKKVIGQKFVYKFVSFPEILKMDPHAVEISRESLLLQDSECKVPPEGREAHRHGLSALKSASRNEYIHSGLYSSFTINSLQNPPEPLKAIKTEKLEEQLEDSPPAEEVRTVIRFVTNKTDKHVSRPVVSLPSTSEAFLASSVSAKISSLMLPNAASISSASPSSSRSPSLSPNSPLPSEHRSLFLEAACHDSDSLEPLNLSSGSKTRSPSLPPKAKKPKGLEISAPPLVLSGTDIGSIALNSPALPSGSLTPAFFTAQTPNGLLLTPSPLLSSIHFWSSLSPVAPLSPARLQGPSTLFQFPTLLNGHMPVPIPSLDRAASPVLLSSNSQKS
- the ELK3 gene encoding ETS domain-containing protein Elk-3 isoform X3; this translates as MESAITLWQFLLQLLLDQKHEHLICWTSNDGEFKLLKAEEVAKLWGLRKNKTNMNYDKLSRALRYYYDKNIIKKVIGQKFVYKFVSFPEILKMDPHAVEISRESLLLQDSECKVPPEGREAHRHGLSALKSASRNEYIHSGLYSSFTINSLQNPPEPLKAIKTEKLEEQLEDSPPAEEVRTVIRFVTNKTDKHVSRPVVSLPSTSEAFLASSVSAKISSLMLPNAASISSASPSSSRSPSLSPNSPLPSEHRSLFLEAACHDSDSLEPLNLSSGSKTRSPSLPPKAKKPKGLEISAPPLVLSGTDIGSIALNSPALPSGSLTPAFFTAQFPTLLNGHMPVPIPSLDRAASPVLLSSNSQKS